One Aphidius gifuensis isolate YNYX2018 linkage group LG3, ASM1490517v1, whole genome shotgun sequence DNA window includes the following coding sequences:
- the LOC122853077 gene encoding 1-phosphatidylinositol 3-phosphate 5-kinase isoform X2: MMNKNVNSPTKMTEFAPLNSEENQPVVSSLFSKIFNFGKNTSNNNNPDCSTSSPKDDEQSSSGDSESWKQTDSREKTPDDDSSTSSLASTFPVGSNEGRSLPNVLKRISNIVASKSSNLKSYKDSQLRSYWMPDNVAKQCYECSERFTTFRRRHHCRVCGQIFCSKCCSDEIPGDLRVCTYCCKVVLSYLQSSDMRSVLSADLKALQEDLESKYGSEILPTAPINLSDISKDETRVYRKPSVGYMEEKYAIRRSSGGYLSSEERSMVLQNSASLRLICEELFRSCHPINLQTHRVRLKNYYNCFIGSELVNWLISQNKASTRIQATAIGQALFEGGFIESCLSESLFSDTNAIFKPVNLTKIQCPNYFDDTQSICDSQEPAWVTNIPQHDSTTDSESENAKHYHRLPSSGSSYYLSLNVQSSTVTLKRPLTSEDFATTFSHPLDNGIEQQQQQQPQRDTTNSHECQSKGSVSDELLNDSLQVEVKERNSWHKVNNLENSLGEMSAYNNLMIAYKQHEESLIKQLLNNEGLSQSWSEIILPLAHQIIDQVRPHQNHDVDDMMDIREYVQIKKSPGGNRNDCQIISGVVCSKNVAHRGMDAMIAHPKILLLQCGLMYQRVEGKLLSLEPVMLQENEYLGHTVARITALGPDVVLVHKSVSRLAQDRFRQCGVTLVLNVKLSVLERVARCTGGTIVNTIDAHLATRYKLGTCKKFYLRNFPNDKNGIKTFMYFENCANAHLGSTILLRGGTIAELKKVKKVTSTIIFSAYSWRLEKSFLMDEFAKPPSQSENTFLDETNQKTFTTTTNSNTQIDEKDNKKIITDVNINNKESIEENKNEFSNDTEVFKKVNEILHHDSDPYDTLKLFKSRGKSSIDYSNDSKSLDNKETLSADSNDDSAINNQLNLELVNETKQETKQKLREKTSSEEKRVHGKSVSDHSDPLHQYLIENETDVFRQISPTDQSLSVADLPLSNKFKNSLNDTILSFSPYLKFTIPYLETETGRNCILRRFFPSEIYYSAQFEEKKIEGTKYMNSVTIDQQTEKPMKKLINLKPRHPFTMAKLTSNVESKEVQALLANFRACGGRLAPTDNVLLEENEINQPNEIIKILDCLDSMYHQRLSVLFCSFAYNINNAPASFCVNPWIINMDLYGKNDIALGKFLERYCLTSDYKCPEASCNAQLSQHGRRFTHDGGCVQITLKEISNNPFGSEYIDQILMWSKCIECKNISPVVPMSSDTWSLSFAKYLELRFHGNIYTNRSSDNCQHSLHHNYYQYFSRKNMLAIFKYTKIKQLEISLPPPMININYDEKQHVNIIEEVKSIALKGDEVFTIIKEQVQTLQLDSDSLSSVKQQIIKEQMLFKNKIEEIHIKLTSPTTTSTTMENKKLHIQNSMIKIEDGLVNLKRLISDAVSSWNTRILEIAAKKKDDRPRKFTERSITSSIIDQDGYITEDTASESQMEDLSPMSTDNAIDAISIAAIQNDVHNDVLESSDNEISDIQNPADIIVIQGSPKFNHQRSYSDVMSINSDDQPDRRKKKKTLLSLLSSATTVTPITNPLGLLEHHLLSLSTDIPIVVYESEPSSIIAYALATHSYRQALQDIVQKNYKLIDNNNIACSSPLNKRKNHQDNCSNKDNTNDSVGELKKTLKLTFNKRGNSPSPMEIDNKSQNLTMTDGQTQSNQTAQDNDDDKKNIKQQNYIEVQFDDETTDFYCRIYFAAQFSALRDNVLTCGEDGFIRSLCRSVQWAARGGKSGSGFCKSRDDRFILKEMSRTELQIFLEFASNYFSYMEKCQKTKQPTLLGKIIGVYRVSFKNNTTNSALRTSVLVMENLFYNRIIKDKFDLKGSIRNRLVNPDDIDHEGELVLMDENLLNMSCDSPLYIRPHSKAVLNKAIDKDTEFLADNSVMDYSLLVGLEPKSGELVLGIIDYIRTFTWDKKLETMVKKTGILGGQGKQPTIVSPEEYRTRFISAMHRYFLPVPDRWTGLGRGVVSPDK; encoded by the exons atgatgaacaaaaatgtaaattcacCAACAAAAATGACAGAATTTGCTCCATTAAATTCTGAAGAAAATCAACCAGTTGTTagttcattattttcaaaaatatttaattttggtaaaaatacaagtaataacaataatcCTGATTGTTCAACAAGTTCACCAAAAGATGATGAACAAAGTTCATCTGGTGATTCAGAATCATGGAAACAAACAGATAGTAGAGAAAAAACACCAGATGATGACAGTTCAACAAGTAGTCTAGCATCAACATTTCCAGTTGGTTCAAATGAAGGTAGAAGTTTaccaaatgttttaaaaagaataagtAATATTGTTGCATCAAAAAgtagtaatttaaaatcatacaAAGATTCACAATTAAGAAGTTATTGGATGCCAGATAATGTTGCTAAACAATGTTATGAATGTAGTGAAAGATTTACGACATTTAGGAGAAGACATCATTGTCGTGTTTGTggacaaattttttgttcaaaatgTTGCTCTGATGAAATACCTG GTGATCTCAGAGTTTGTACATATTGTTGTAAAGTTGTACTGTCTTATCTTCAATCATCTGACATGCGAAGTGTTCTATCAGCAGATTTAAAAGCTCTTCAAGAAGATCTAGAAAGTAAATATGGTAGTGAAATTCTTCCTACAGCACCAATAAATTTAAGTGACATATCAAAAGACGAAACAAGAGTATATAGAAAACCAAGTGTTGGATATATGGAAGAAAAATATGCAATACGTCGTTCATCAGGTGGTTATTTATCATCAGAAGAACGATCAATGGTTTTACAAAATTCAGCATCATTAAGATTAATTTGTGAAGAATTATTTCGTTCTTGTCatccaataaatttacaaactcATCGTGtacgtttaaaaaattattacaattgttttattggTAGTGAATTAGTTAATTGGTTAATATCACAAAATAAAGCATCAACAAGAATTCAAGCAACAGCTATTGGACAAGCATTATTTGAAGGTGGTTTTATTGAATCTTGTTTATCAGAAAGTTTATTTAGTGATACAAATGCAATATTTAAACCAGTTAATTTAACTAAAATACAATGtccaaattattttgatgatacaCAATCAATATGTGATTCACAAGAACCAGCATGGGTTACAAATATACCACAGCATGATTCAACAACTGATTCAGAAAGTGAAAATGCAAAACATTATCATCGTTTACCATCATCAGGTTCAAGTTATTATTTAAGTTTAAATGTTCAATCATCAACAGTAACATTAAAACGTCCATTAACATCTGAAGATTTTGCTACGACATTTAGTCATCCACTTGATAATGGaattgaacaacaacaacaacaacaaccacaaaGAGATACAACAAATTCACATGAATGTCAATCAAAAGGTAGTGTTtctgatgaattattaaatgacaGTTTACAAGTTGAAGTTAAAGAAAGAAATAGTTGGCataaagttaataatttagaaaattcacTTGGTGAAATGAGtgcatataataatttaatgattgcATATAAACAACATGAAGAATCATTGATAAAACAGTTGTTAAATAATGAAGGTTTATCACAGAGCTGGTCAGAAATAATATTACCATTGGCACATCAAATAATTGATCAAGTTAGACCACATCAAAAtcatgatgttgatgatatgATGGATATTAGAGAATatgtacaaattaaaaaatcaccaGGTGGTAATAGAAATGATTGTCAAATTATTTCTGGTGTTGTATGTTCTAAAAATGTTGCACATCGTGGTATGGATGCAATGATTGCACATCcaaaaatattacttttacAATGTGGTTTAATGTATCAACGTGTTGAGGGTAAATTATTAAGTTTAGAACCAGTTATGTTACaagaaaatgaatatttaggACATACAGTTGCTCGAATAACAGCACTTGGTCCTGATGTTGTTTTAGTACATAAATCTGTATCAAGACTTGCACAAGATAGATTTAGACAATGTGGTGTTACACTtgtattaaatgttaaattatcagtACTTGAAAGAGTTGCTAGATGTACTGGAGGTACAATTGTCAATACAATTGATGCACATTTAGCAACAAGATATAAACTCGgtacatgtaaaaaattttatcttagAAATTTtccaaatgataaaaatggcattaaaacatttatgtattttgaaaattgtgcTAATGCACATTTAggatcaacaatattattgagaGGTGGTACTATTGCTGAacttaaaaaagttaaaaaagtaACATCAACAATTATATTCTCAGCTTATTCATGGAGATTAGAAAAATCATTTCTCATGGATGAATTTGCAAAACCTCCTAGTCAATCTGAAAATACATTTCTCGATGaaacaaatcaaaaaacatttacaacaacaacaaattcaaatacacaaattgatgaaaaagataataaaaaaataataactgatgttaatattaataataaagaatcaattgaagaaaataaaaatgaattttcaaatgatacagaagtatttaaaaaagtaaatgaaattttGCATCATGATTCTGATCCATAtgatacattaaaattatttaaatctcgtggaaaatcatcaattgattattcaaatgattCAAAATCATTGGATAATAAAGAAACGTTATCTGCTGATTCAAATGATGATTCAGCTATTAATAATCAGCTAAATTTAGAATTAGTTAATGAAACAAAACaagaaacaaaacaaaaattaagagAAAAAACATCATCAGAAGAAAAAAGAGTACATGGAAAATCAGTGAGTGATCATAGTGATCCTCTTCATCAGTATCTCATTGAAAATGAAACTGATGTTTTTCGTCAAATAAGTCCAACTGATCAAAGCCTGAGTGTTGCAGATTTAccattgtcaaataaatttaaaaattctctaAATGATACAATACTAAGTTTTTCAccgtatttaaaatttacaattccATATTTAGAAACAGAAACAGGCAGAAATTGTATACTACGTCGTTTTTTTCCAtcagaaatatattattcagctcaatttgaagaaaaaaaaattgagggtACAAAATACATGAATAGTGTAACAATTGATCAACAGACTGAAAAAcctatgaaaaaattaattaatttaaaaccaaGACATCCATTTACAATGGCAAAATTAACATCAAATGTTGAATCAAAAGAAGTTCAAGCTTTATTAGCAAATTTTCGTGCATGTGGTGGTCGTTTAGCACCAACAGATAATGTTTTATTagaagaaaatgaaataaatcaaccaaatgaaataataaaaattttagattgTTTAGATTCAATGTATCATCAAAGATtatctgttttattttgtagttttgcttataatattaataatgcacCAGCATCATTTTGTGTTAATCCATGGATAATAAATATGGatttatatggaaaaaatgATATTGCATTGGGTAAATTTCTTGAACGTTATTGTCTAACATCTGATTATAAATGTCCAGAGGCATCATGTAATGCTCAATTATCACAACACGGTAGAAGATTTACTCATGATGGTGGTTGTGtacaaataacattaaaagaaatatcaaataatccATTTGGATCTGAATATATTGATCAAATTCTCATGTGGTCAAAATGcattgaatgtaaaaatatatcaccAGTTGTACCAATGTCATCAGACACATGGTCATTGTCATTTGCAAAATATCTTGAATTACGTTTTCAtggtaatatatatacaaatcgTAGCTCAGATAATTGTCAACATTCATtacatcataattattatcaatatttttcacgTAAAAATATGcttgcaatatttaaatatacaaaaattaaacaattagaaatatcattaccaccaccaatgattaatattaattatgatgaaaaacaacatgttaatattattgaagaagTTAAAAGTATTGCATTAAAAGGTGATGaagtatttacaattattaaagaaCAAGTACAAACATTACAATTAGATAGTGATAGTTTATCATCagttaaacaacaaataattaaagaacaaatgttatttaaaaataaaattgaagaaattcatattaaattaacatcaccaacaacaacatcaacaacaatggaaaacaaaaaattacatatacaaaattcaatgattaaaattgaGGATGgtttagttaatttaaaaagactTATATCAGATGCTGTATCAAGTTGGAATACAAGAATATTAGAAATTgctgctaaaaaaaaagatgatagaCCAAGAAAATTTACTGAACGTTCAATAACAAGTAGTATTATTGATCAAGATGGTTATATTACTGAAGATACTGCATCTGAATCACAAATGGAAGATTTAAGTCCAATGTCAACTGATAATGCAATTGATGCAATATCAATAGCAGCAATACAAAATGATGTACATAATGATGTACTTGAAAGTTCAGATAATGAAATATCAGATATACAAAATCCAgctgatattattgttatacaaGGCTCAccaaaatttaatcatcaacGTTCATATTCAGATGTTATGTCAATTAATTCAGATGATCAACCAGAtcgtcgtaaaaaaaaaaaaacattattatcattattatcatcagcaACAACAGTAACACCAATAACAAATCCACTTGGTTTACTTGAGcatcatttattatcattaagtACAGATATTCCAATAGTTGTTTATGAATCTGAGCCATCATCAATAATTGCTTATGCTCTTGCAACACACAGTTATCGTCAAGCACTACAAGatattgtacaaaaaaattataaattaattgataataataatattgcctGTTCTAGtccattaaataaaagaaaaaatcatcaagataATTGTAGTAATAAAGACAACACAAATGATTCAGTtggtgaattaaaaaaaacattaaaattaacatttaataaaagagGTAATAGTCCAAGTCCAAtggaaattgataataaaagtcaaaatttaacaatgacTGATGGACAAACACAAAGTAATCAAACAGCTcaagataatgatgatgataaaaaaaatattaaacaacaaaattatattgaagtacaatttgatgatgaaacaACTGATTTTTATTGTCGTATTTATTTTGCTGCACAATTTTCAGCATTAAGAGATAATGTATTGACATGTGGTGAGGATGGTTTTATAAGAAGTCTTTGTAGAAGTGTACAATGGGCAGCAAGAGGTGGTAAAAGTGGTAGTGGATTTTGTAAAAGTCGTGATGATCgttttatattaaaagaaatgtcACGTACTGagttacaaatatttttagaatttgcatcaaattatttttcatatatggaaaaatgtcaaaaaacaaaacagcCAACATTATTGGGTAAAATAATTGGTGTTTATAGagtatcatttaaaaataatacaacaaattcAGCATTAAGAACAAGTGTACTTGtcatggaaaatttattttacaatagaataataaaagataaatttgatttaaaaggTTCAATTAGAAATAGGCTTGTTAATCCAGATGATATTGATCATGAGGGTGAATTAGTATTGAtggatgaaaatttattaaatatgagCTGTGATTCACCATTATATATACGTCCACATTCAAAAGCCGTATTAAATAAAGCTATTGATAAAGATACAGAATTTTTAGCTGATAATTCAGTTATGGATTATTCATTGCTTGTTGGACTTGAGCCAAAAAGTGGTGAACTTGTACTTGgtattattgattatataaGAACATTTACATGggataaaaaacttgaaacaaTGGTTAAAAAAACTGGTATACTTGGTGGTCAAGGTAAACAACCGACAATTGTTTCACCTGAAGAATATAGAACAAGATTTATTTCAGCAATGcatagatattttttacctGTACCAGATAGATGGACAGGATTGGGACGTGGTGTTGTATCaccagataaataa